The Candidatus Obscuribacterales bacterium genome has a segment encoding these proteins:
- a CDS encoding IS1 family transposase (programmed frameshift) — MQCPECRATHIRKNGKRKGKQNHICVACGRQFIDAYDPHRGYSDEVRRECLKMYVNGSGFRAIERVKGVHHTTVITWVKQVGERLPDAYDPDTIPEVGELDELETFVGSKKKIWLWTAVDHFKQGILGWVLGDRSAETFAPLWSIVAAWNCYFYVTDGWSVYPRFIPEGDQIICKTYMTRVEGENTRLRHYLARLHRKTLCYSKSVDMLAHSVRLLLHYLKFGDVPVPTRFIS, encoded by the exons ATGCAATGTCCAGAGTGCAGGGCTACTCATATCCGTAAAAATGGCAAGAGAAAGGGTAAACAAAATCACATCTGCGTCGCCTGTGGTCGTCAGTTCATTGATGCCTACGATCCTCACCGAGGCTACTCTGATGAGGTGAGACGCGAGTGTCTCAAGATGTATGTCAACGGTTCTGGGTTTCGAGCCATCGAGCGGGTCAAAGGCGTTCATCATACAACCGTGATCACGTGGGTCAAACAGGTTGGAGAACGACTTCCTGATGCCTACGACCCTGACACCATTCCAGAGGTGGGAGAACTCGACGAATTGGAAACATTTGTAGGCTCAAAAAAA AAGATTTGGCTGTGGACAGCCGTTGACCACTTCAAACAGGGGATTTTAGGCTGGGTACTGGGTGACCGTAGTGCGGAAACCTTTGCCCCGCTCTGGTCTATCGTAGCCGCCTGGAACTGCTATTTCTATGTGACGGATGGTTGGTCGGTGTATCCCCGTTTCATTCCAGAGGGCGATCAGATTATCTGCAAGACTTATATGACTCGGGTTGAAGGCGAAAACACGCGATTGCGACACTACCTGGCTCGACTGCACCGGAAGACACTTTGCTATTCTAAGTCCGTAGACATGCTGGCTCACTCTGTACGATTGTTACTTCACTACCTTAAGTTTGGTGATGTCCCAGTTCCTACAAGGTTCATCTCTTAA
- the puuE gene encoding allantoinase PuuE codes for MSTPRDFIGYGRHTPDPQWPDGARIAVQFVINYEEGGENCILNGDAASEAFLSEIVGAAPLTGVRHMNMESIYEYGSRAGFWRLHRLFTSRNLPVTVYAVALALHYNPDAGKAMVEAGWEVASHGYRWIDYQYMGEETEREHLRKAIAIHTEVTGSRPLGWYTGRTSPNSRRIAVEEGGFLYDSDSYADDLPYWVMDYGKPHLVIPYTLDTNDMRFATAQGFNSGDQFFTYLKDAFDVLYAEGETSPKMLNIGLHCRLSGRPGRTAALARFLDYIQSRDRVWICRRIDIARHWHEYHQPLVD; via the coding sequence ATGTCTACTCCGCGTGATTTCATTGGCTATGGTCGCCATACCCCTGATCCTCAATGGCCCGATGGTGCAAGGATTGCCGTCCAGTTTGTAATCAACTATGAGGAGGGCGGCGAGAACTGTATTTTGAATGGTGATGCTGCTTCAGAAGCATTCTTATCTGAAATTGTCGGTGCAGCACCGCTAACCGGCGTACGCCACATGAATATGGAATCCATCTATGAATATGGTAGTCGAGCTGGCTTTTGGCGACTGCATCGGTTGTTTACCTCCCGCAACCTACCGGTTACTGTCTACGCCGTTGCCCTAGCGCTACACTACAATCCAGATGCAGGGAAAGCTATGGTGGAAGCGGGTTGGGAAGTGGCCAGCCACGGCTATCGCTGGATCGACTATCAGTATATGGGCGAAGAAACCGAGCGGGAACATCTTAGGAAAGCGATCGCGATCCACACAGAGGTCACTGGCAGTCGTCCCCTAGGTTGGTATACCGGCCGCACTAGCCCCAACAGTCGCCGCATTGCCGTAGAAGAAGGCGGATTTCTTTATGATTCTGATAGCTATGCCGATGACTTACCCTATTGGGTCATGGACTACGGCAAGCCCCATCTGGTGATTCCCTACACCTTAGATACCAATGACATGCGCTTCGCGACGGCTCAAGGGTTTAATAGCGGCGATCAGTTTTTTACCTATCTCAAAGATGCCTTTGATGTCCTCTATGCAGAGGGCGAAACATCTCCCAAGATGCTGAATATTGGTCTCCATTGCCGTCTGTCAGGACGTCCAGGACGCACCGCTGCCTTAGCTCGTTTTCTGGACTATATTCAAAGCCGCGATCGCGTCTGGATATGTCGCCGGATAGATATTGCTCGCCACTGGCACGAGTATCATCAGCCGCTAGTGGACTGA
- a CDS encoding DUF554 domain-containing protein has product MVVDFWLKTSGTWINVFTILVGTALGLLLGSRLPKRMQQIITQALGLMTLWIGISMAGRLADAQGGAIDGAVLGLLSMVGGGFLGEWWQLEDRLAGLGDWLKKHLRGQGKFTEGFVATSLLFCIGPMALIGSLNNGLSNDNTLLVIKAMMDGLASIPFASTYGLGVGFSTLPLLIYQGSLSLLAAVFSNLLPNPEADPRIFLLTGIGGLMIMGISFNLLELLRVRVGSFLPALIIAPLLFELAQWLT; this is encoded by the coding sequence ATGGTAGTTGACTTCTGGCTGAAAACGAGCGGCACTTGGATTAATGTATTCACCATTCTTGTCGGCACTGCCCTCGGTCTGCTGCTGGGCAGCCGTCTTCCTAAACGGATGCAGCAAATCATTACCCAAGCTCTAGGACTCATGACGTTGTGGATTGGTATTTCCATGGCCGGTCGCCTAGCCGATGCCCAAGGGGGAGCGATCGATGGGGCGGTTTTGGGACTGTTGTCCATGGTGGGCGGTGGCTTTCTGGGCGAGTGGTGGCAACTGGAGGATCGTCTGGCAGGATTGGGAGATTGGCTTAAGAAACACCTGCGAGGACAAGGTAAGTTTACTGAAGGCTTTGTCGCCACCAGTTTACTGTTCTGCATTGGCCCCATGGCGCTGATCGGCAGTCTCAATAACGGATTGTCGAATGATAATACCCTATTAGTCATCAAAGCTATGATGGATGGCCTGGCCTCTATTCCCTTTGCTAGCACCTATGGTCTGGGGGTCGGTTTTTCTACCTTACCTTTGCTGATCTACCAAGGTAGCTTATCGCTGCTGGCAGCCGTTTTTTCTAATTTATTGCCCAATCCTGAAGCCGATCCACGGATATTTTTGCTAACCGGCATTGGTGGACTCATGATTATGGGCATCAGCTTTAACTTACTTGAGTTACTGCGTGTCCGGGTTGGCTCGTTCTTGCCGGCGCTGATCATCGCCCCATTGCTCTTTGAACTGGCCCAGTGGCTCACCTAG
- the cobD gene encoding threonine-phosphate decarboxylase CobD translates to MVHSPPPQRPAHGGNLAWAAAIALCHPQDILDFSASINPLGPPASAIAALQSGMATLRDYPDPSYSQLRAALGEAHQLSPNWILPGNGAAEVLTWAGYELTSCKAVVLPTPAFGDYGRSLHTFGVLVLPQPLDLEAIALGQSPSLVDLSTLPYAPEDCGLLINNPHNPTGHLWTAEALLPYVQAFKQVVVDEAFMDFLPEDEQQSLVPWIADYPNLVILRSLTKFYSLPGLRLGYAITHPDRVQRWQSWRDPWTVNALADLAGQAVVGDRLFQQQTLQWLPPARQSLMAGLADLPGLRPYPGAANYLLVQTEASSTALQQRLLTRHRILVRDCISFPDLGDRFFRIAVRRLEENQRLLDGLADCT, encoded by the coding sequence ATGGTTCACTCTCCACCGCCCCAGCGCCCTGCCCACGGCGGCAATCTTGCCTGGGCTGCCGCGATCGCCCTCTGCCACCCTCAAGACATCCTCGACTTTTCCGCTAGCATCAATCCCCTCGGGCCACCCGCCTCGGCGATCGCTGCCTTGCAATCGGGTATGGCCACCCTGCGCGACTACCCCGACCCTAGCTACAGCCAGCTTCGCGCTGCTCTGGGAGAAGCCCATCAGCTTTCCCCCAACTGGATTCTGCCGGGGAATGGCGCGGCGGAAGTGTTGACCTGGGCGGGCTATGAGCTGACATCCTGCAAAGCGGTGGTATTGCCAACACCGGCCTTTGGTGACTATGGGCGATCGCTGCATACCTTTGGCGTTCTGGTCTTACCCCAGCCGCTGGATCTAGAGGCGATCGCCCTCGGTCAGTCGCCGTCCTTGGTGGATCTCTCGACCTTGCCCTATGCACCGGAGGACTGCGGTTTGCTGATCAACAATCCCCACAATCCCACTGGGCATCTGTGGACAGCAGAGGCACTCTTGCCCTACGTGCAGGCGTTCAAGCAGGTGGTGGTTGACGAGGCTTTTATGGACTTTTTGCCCGAGGATGAGCAGCAAAGTCTGGTGCCGTGGATTGCGGATTATCCCAACCTGGTGATCCTGCGATCGCTCACCAAGTTCTACAGCTTGCCGGGGCTGCGGCTGGGCTATGCGATCACTCATCCCGATCGCGTTCAGCGCTGGCAGTCGTGGCGCGATCCTTGGACGGTGAATGCCCTAGCTGATCTGGCTGGACAGGCCGTAGTGGGCGATCGCCTCTTCCAGCAACAAACCCTTCAATGGCTGCCGCCCGCCCGCCAATCGTTGATGGCAGGCCTGGCTGACCTTCCTGGCCTTCGCCCCTATCCCGGCGCGGCGAACTATCTACTGGTTCAAACCGAAGCCTCCAGCACGGCTCTCCAGCAGCGATTGCTGACCCGCCATCGTATCTTGGTGCGGGACTGTATCAGTTTTCCAGACCTGGGCGATCGCTTTTTCCGCATCGCCGTACGCCGCCTCGAGGAAAATCAACGCCTGCTAGACGGTCTTGCTGATTGTACGTAG
- a CDS encoding thioredoxin domain-containing protein, translated as MTNRLAQSQSLYLRKHAENPIDWWPWCDEAIATARATHRPIFLSIGYSSCHWCTVMEGEAFSDGAIADYMNEHFLPIKVDREERPDIDSIYMQTLQMMTGQGGWPLNVFLSPDDLLPFYGGTYFPLEPRYGRPGFFQVLQAIRNFFDTETEKLSTVKEKILAQLQQVSRLQASGSLADSQLRQGLDYSAGILSSRDTGPSFPMIPYALAALRGDRLSGDDTEYDARELCYQRGLSLALGGIYDHVAGGFHRYTVDATWTVPHFEKMLYDNGQIVEYLADLWAAGLQEPAFEQAIAGTVDWLKREMLAEPGFFYAAQDADSFVTPEQVEPEEGAFYVWSYEELAQFLAPEDLDALESQPFTISPPGNFEGQNVLQRLTPGALLPAAKTALGKLFTVRYGAPPEQVSRFAPARDRQDATQTAWPGRIPPVTDTKMIAAWNSLMISGLARAAAVFQQPDYLTLASQTAQFILDHQWVGDRFHRLNYEGQAAVLAQSEDYALFIKALIDLHQGAIALDPTAAPFWLERAIAVQAEFDEFLWSIELGGYYNTDARDDLVVRERSFEDNATPSANGIAIANLMRLFLLTENLDYLDRAEQGLTAFAPAMVQAPRACPTLFAALDWFRNPTLVRTQPELIPALAAAYHPTTIYQVAPHLPEGAVGMVCQGLSCKAPASDVQMLRDQLQQIERRSP; from the coding sequence ATGACGAATCGACTTGCCCAGTCCCAAAGCCTTTATCTGCGGAAACACGCAGAGAATCCTATCGATTGGTGGCCTTGGTGTGATGAGGCGATCGCCACCGCCCGCGCCACCCATCGCCCAATTTTTCTATCCATTGGCTATTCAAGCTGTCACTGGTGTACGGTCATGGAGGGGGAAGCCTTCTCCGATGGGGCGATCGCCGATTATATGAACGAGCATTTCTTGCCGATTAAGGTCGATCGGGAAGAACGCCCGGATATCGACAGCATTTATATGCAAACCCTGCAAATGATGACCGGGCAGGGAGGCTGGCCGCTGAATGTATTTCTCTCCCCCGACGATCTCCTGCCCTTCTATGGCGGCACCTATTTTCCCCTAGAGCCACGCTACGGCCGGCCGGGGTTCTTTCAGGTGCTGCAGGCGATTCGGAACTTTTTTGATACAGAAACCGAGAAGCTGAGCACGGTAAAGGAGAAGATCCTGGCCCAACTGCAGCAGGTGTCTCGTTTGCAGGCTTCCGGCAGTTTAGCCGATAGTCAGCTTCGTCAGGGGCTCGACTACAGCGCCGGCATCCTCAGCAGTCGCGATACAGGGCCCAGCTTTCCCATGATTCCCTACGCCTTGGCGGCGCTGCGGGGCGATCGCCTCTCCGGGGATGACACGGAGTATGATGCGCGGGAGCTTTGCTATCAGCGGGGTTTGAGTCTGGCCTTAGGCGGCATTTATGACCACGTCGCTGGGGGTTTCCATCGCTACACCGTCGATGCCACCTGGACGGTGCCCCACTTTGAAAAAATGCTCTACGACAATGGGCAGATTGTGGAATATCTGGCCGATCTCTGGGCGGCGGGTCTGCAGGAGCCAGCCTTTGAACAGGCGATCGCTGGCACCGTGGACTGGCTGAAACGGGAGATGCTTGCTGAGCCAGGCTTTTTCTATGCGGCGCAGGATGCCGATAGCTTTGTCACCCCCGAGCAAGTCGAACCGGAGGAAGGGGCTTTTTACGTGTGGAGCTACGAGGAGCTAGCCCAGTTTCTGGCCCCCGAAGACTTAGACGCCCTCGAATCCCAGCCGTTTACCATCTCTCCACCCGGCAACTTCGAGGGACAGAATGTCCTGCAGCGCCTCACGCCGGGGGCGCTCTTGCCCGCAGCCAAAACCGCTCTGGGTAAACTGTTCACCGTGCGCTATGGTGCGCCGCCGGAGCAGGTTTCCCGCTTTGCCCCGGCCCGCGATCGCCAAGACGCCACCCAAACGGCTTGGCCCGGACGCATTCCCCCAGTGACCGATACCAAGATGATCGCCGCATGGAATAGTCTGATGATCTCCGGTCTGGCCCGAGCGGCAGCGGTGTTCCAGCAGCCAGACTACCTCACCTTGGCCAGCCAAACGGCTCAGTTCATCCTAGACCATCAATGGGTGGGCGATCGCTTCCATCGTCTCAACTACGAGGGACAGGCAGCGGTGCTGGCTCAGTCGGAAGACTATGCGCTGTTCATCAAAGCGTTGATTGATTTACACCAAGGGGCGATCGCCTTGGATCCAACAGCGGCACCATTCTGGCTAGAGCGGGCGATCGCTGTGCAGGCAGAATTTGACGAATTTCTGTGGAGCATTGAACTCGGGGGGTACTACAACACCGACGCCCGGGATGACCTCGTGGTGCGAGAACGCAGCTTTGAAGACAACGCTACGCCCTCAGCCAACGGGATAGCGATCGCCAACCTGATGCGCCTGTTCCTGCTGACAGAAAACCTCGATTACCTCGATCGGGCAGAACAGGGGCTCACCGCCTTCGCCCCCGCCATGGTGCAGGCTCCTCGCGCTTGCCCCACCCTATTTGCCGCCCTTGACTGGTTCCGCAACCCCACCCTAGTGCGCACCCAGCCAGAGTTGATTCCCGCCCTCGCCGCCGCCTACCATCCCACCACCATCTATCAAGTCGCCCCCCATCTCCCCGAGGGAGCCGTGGGCATGGTCTGCCAAGGTCTGAGCTGCAAAGCTCCAGCCAGCGATGTTCAGATGTTACGCGACCAGCTCCAGCAGATCGAACGGCGATCGCCCTAG
- a CDS encoding TIGR02652 family protein, whose protein sequence is MNGDYAGNDFMMNPALQYPIFGPEIQCPHCRQTIPALTLTDTYLCPRHGAFEADPKTEELVHLQSGRHWRRWDDDWYRQHTHPDGIRFEIHEALDRLYTQGYRATRVIIAKRYQELVSSYLERNAPWRGQGESTAPRLYGLPVEFSPDPQDDPCWDVINFSLEKEPGAPVLYPYFRLFE, encoded by the coding sequence GTGAATGGAGACTATGCTGGCAACGACTTCATGATGAATCCAGCTTTACAATATCCAATTTTTGGCCCGGAAATCCAATGCCCCCACTGTCGGCAGACGATTCCCGCCCTCACCTTGACCGACACCTACCTCTGTCCGCGTCATGGAGCTTTTGAGGCGGATCCCAAAACAGAGGAATTAGTGCATCTGCAATCAGGACGGCATTGGCGACGCTGGGATGACGACTGGTATCGGCAGCATACCCATCCTGACGGCATTCGCTTTGAAATTCATGAAGCCCTCGATCGCCTCTATACCCAAGGCTATCGCGCCACCCGCGTCATTATTGCCAAGCGCTATCAAGAGCTGGTGAGTAGCTATCTAGAGCGCAATGCTCCATGGCGAGGCCAGGGAGAATCCACAGCGCCGCGTCTCTATGGGCTGCCGGTAGAATTTAGCCCCGACCCCCAGGACGATCCCTGCTGGGATGTGATCAATTTTTCCCTAGAGAAAGAGCCTGGCGCGCCGGTGCTCTATCCCTATTTTCGCTTGTTTGAATAG
- a CDS encoding gamma carbonic anhydrase family protein, whose translation MSSEFSLSSPFPFGRSPDMSAAAFVAGNATVIGRVAIATGVSIWYGAVVRGDVEDIRLGSYSNVQDGAVLHGDPGQPTVLEDYVTIGHRAVVHSAYIETGCLIGIGAIVLDGVRVGAGSIIGAGCVVTKDVPPRSLMVGVPAKQLRQVSEDEAKDLIDHAKRYYTLALAHAGRGSDLGFC comes from the coding sequence ATGAGCAGTGAGTTTTCCCTATCTTCCCCATTCCCCTTCGGACGATCGCCTGATATGTCTGCCGCGGCCTTTGTGGCTGGTAATGCCACGGTCATCGGTCGGGTAGCGATCGCCACCGGGGTGAGTATTTGGTATGGCGCGGTGGTGCGGGGGGATGTGGAAGACATTCGCCTCGGCAGCTACAGCAATGTGCAGGATGGCGCGGTGCTGCATGGCGATCCGGGGCAGCCTACGGTGCTGGAGGACTACGTCACCATTGGCCACCGGGCAGTAGTGCATAGCGCCTACATTGAAACCGGCTGTCTGATTGGTATTGGGGCGATTGTCCTCGACGGCGTGCGGGTGGGCGCAGGCAGCATCATCGGCGCGGGCTGTGTGGTCACCAAAGATGTGCCGCCGCGATCGCTGATGGTGGGCGTTCCTGCCAAGCAACTGCGGCAGGTGTCGGAGGATGAGGCCAAGGATCTGATCGACCATGCCAAGCGCTATTACACCCTGGCTCTGGCCCATGCCGGTCGGGGCAGTGATTTAGGATTTTGCTAG
- a CDS encoding retropepsin-like aspartic protease encodes MHPPDLDRVRPSPIGALHLMMQHLKPGLPLLLGGLLIGSLSCRPASTETAPAPPVDAVVETEPIATEAETEPVPEPAPPNYFQEAIERATSAVNITQRAQSQDDWRLAINRWQQAIALLQAVPQSSANYSQAQTKITEYQQNLSYAEQQANRPVAASSDGVVVVTPQAAPSTSSLGTATQPSPAPVSSSVFRAPIVSRAGGTPVVNVTFNGRQSFPMIVDTGASGTVITPAMANALGVVRVGETTVSTASARNVSFGLGYVNSMEAGGAIANNVLVAVSTPELDLGLLGHDFFGDYDVVLGQDYVEFRER; translated from the coding sequence TTGCACCCGCCTGATCTCGATCGCGTTAGACCTTCACCGATTGGAGCCTTGCACCTCATGATGCAGCACCTCAAACCCGGACTTCCTCTCTTGCTAGGAGGATTACTGATTGGGAGTTTATCCTGTCGGCCTGCGTCCACCGAAACCGCACCAGCACCACCGGTGGATGCTGTAGTGGAAACGGAACCGATCGCAACGGAAGCAGAGACCGAGCCGGTGCCAGAGCCCGCCCCGCCCAACTATTTCCAGGAAGCGATTGAGCGGGCCACAAGTGCCGTCAACATCACTCAGCGGGCTCAGTCTCAAGATGATTGGCGATTAGCGATTAACCGTTGGCAGCAGGCGATCGCCCTCCTGCAAGCCGTGCCCCAATCCAGCGCCAACTATTCCCAAGCCCAGACCAAGATTACCGAGTATCAGCAAAATCTCAGCTATGCCGAGCAGCAGGCTAACCGCCCCGTTGCCGCCAGTTCGGATGGAGTCGTCGTGGTCACGCCCCAAGCTGCACCTTCTACAAGTAGCCTAGGAACGGCAACGCAGCCATCGCCCGCTCCCGTTAGTTCTAGCGTTTTCCGCGCTCCCATTGTCAGCCGAGCAGGCGGTACGCCGGTGGTGAATGTCACGTTCAACGGTCGGCAGTCTTTTCCGATGATTGTGGATACGGGGGCCAGCGGCACGGTGATTACGCCAGCCATGGCCAATGCTCTCGGCGTGGTGCGAGTGGGTGAAACCACCGTCTCAACCGCCAGCGCCCGCAATGTGTCCTTTGGGCTGGGCTATGTGAACTCCATGGAAGCCGGGGGGGCAATCGCCAACAATGTCTTGGTGGCCGTCTCAACGCCAGAACTCGATCTAGGTCTGCTAGGACACGACTTCTTCGGCGACTATGACGTTGTACTTGGGCAAGATTACGTGGAATTTCGCGAACGCTAA
- the carA gene encoding glutamine-hydrolyzing carbamoyl-phosphate synthase small subunit, protein MVLAQAKPALLVLSDGTVYHGWSFGATGTTIGEVVFNTGMTGYQEVLTDPSYCGQIVTFTYPELGNTGVNPEDDESSHPQVAGAIARNICHRPSNWRSTQSLPAYLDQHHIPGIFGIDTRALTRKIRSSGSMNGAISTEILDPGELLLKVQAAPSMAGLNLVKQVTTSDTYEWSEPTDTTWEFNLDTAPASQPEFTVVAIDFGIKRNILRRLTRYGCRVIVVPAHTPAAEILAHNPDGIFLSNGPGDPSAVTDGIETMKTLLSAQKPVFGICMGHQILGLSLGAETFKLKFGHRGLNQPAGLSQQVEITSQNHGFAITADSLDDAQVEITHLNLNDRTVAGIRHKTLPLFSVQYHPEASPGPHDADYLFEQFVTTMRQQRSLAS, encoded by the coding sequence ATGGTGCTTGCCCAAGCTAAACCTGCACTACTAGTGCTATCCGATGGAACGGTTTACCATGGTTGGTCGTTTGGCGCGACAGGCACCACCATCGGCGAGGTGGTGTTTAACACCGGTATGACTGGCTACCAAGAGGTGTTGACCGATCCCAGCTACTGTGGACAGATTGTTACATTCACCTACCCAGAACTGGGCAATACGGGGGTCAATCCCGAGGATGATGAATCTAGCCATCCCCAAGTGGCAGGGGCGATCGCTCGCAACATTTGCCATCGGCCCAGCAACTGGCGATCCACCCAGTCTCTTCCAGCCTACCTTGATCAGCACCACATTCCCGGCATTTTTGGCATTGATACTCGGGCGCTCACCCGCAAGATCCGTTCCTCTGGCTCCATGAACGGGGCGATCTCCACCGAAATTCTGGATCCGGGTGAGCTGTTGCTCAAGGTGCAGGCAGCTCCCAGTATGGCCGGGTTGAACCTTGTGAAACAGGTCACGACCTCCGACACCTATGAATGGTCGGAACCTACGGATACCACCTGGGAATTTAACCTCGATACCGCACCAGCCAGCCAGCCCGAATTCACCGTCGTCGCCATAGATTTTGGCATCAAGCGCAATATTCTGCGCCGCTTGACTCGCTACGGCTGTCGGGTGATTGTGGTGCCGGCTCATACCCCCGCCGCCGAGATTTTGGCCCATAACCCCGACGGCATTTTCCTGTCCAACGGCCCTGGCGATCCCTCGGCGGTTACCGACGGCATCGAGACTATGAAGACGTTGCTCTCGGCCCAAAAGCCGGTGTTTGGCATTTGCATGGGGCACCAAATCCTCGGTCTATCCCTGGGGGCGGAAACCTTTAAGCTGAAGTTTGGCCACCGAGGCCTGAACCAACCTGCGGGGCTATCTCAGCAGGTGGAAATTACCAGCCAGAACCACGGTTTTGCCATCACCGCCGATTCCTTAGATGATGCGCAGGTGGAAATCACCCACCTCAACCTCAACGATCGCACCGTGGCCGGGATTCGCCATAAAACCCTGCCCCTGTTCTCCGTGCAGTATCACCCGGAAGCTAGCCCCGGCCCCCACGATGCCGACTATCTGTTTGAACAGTTTGTGACCACCATGCGCCAACAGCGATCGCTGGCCAGCTAA
- a CDS encoding RNA methyltransferase: MIERLSRHTYPTAPRHPLMVCASLVGHPANLGALCRTVEAFRLQSLIVNNGAIAHTSAFRGLAASSHQWQPLQDCPVEHLPDWLRHQAQQGYTAIALDLDAQAQPLPDFSYPQRSILVLGKELTGIPQHVRRCCSQTVTIPQFGLVESLNVQTAAAIAIYEYVRQWGAPG; this comes from the coding sequence ATGATCGAGCGTCTCAGTCGTCATACCTATCCCACAGCCCCTCGTCATCCCTTGATGGTGTGTGCTTCGTTGGTGGGCCATCCCGCTAATCTAGGAGCACTGTGCCGGACGGTGGAGGCCTTTCGCCTGCAGTCTCTCATCGTCAACAATGGCGCGATCGCCCATACCTCAGCGTTTCGGGGTCTGGCTGCCTCAAGCCACCAATGGCAACCCCTACAAGACTGTCCCGTCGAACACCTGCCGGATTGGCTACGACACCAGGCTCAGCAAGGCTACACTGCGATCGCCCTCGACCTAGATGCCCAGGCCCAACCGCTACCCGACTTTAGCTATCCCCAGCGGTCTATTTTGGTGCTGGGGAAAGAGCTGACGGGAATTCCCCAGCATGTGCGCCGCTGCTGTAGCCAAACGGTCACCATTCCCCAGTTTGGTTTGGTGGAATCGCTGAATGTACAAACAGCGGCGGCGATCGCCATCTATGAATATGTCCGGCAGTGGGGTGCGCCGGGTTAG
- a CDS encoding threonine/serine dehydratase, with the protein MVTLSDFQSAQARIAPYIRQTPVLELVGLQQSPCMDAHLLLKLENLQVTGAFKARGALNKLLSLVPDDLERGVITASGGNHGLAVAYAAWTAHVPAKIFLPANVPESKSIKLQRWGAEVIRHGEVWDDANHAALDMAEQTGMAYIHPFADPMVISGQGTLALELAVQAPQLDMIIVAIGGGGLVSGVASAAKLINPAIRIIGVEPTGAPTLYESVKANQVITLPKITTIANTLAPCQSTRLNLSLVQQNVEEIVLVTDEEMREAAHWLWFECGIAAELSGAAAMAAILQQRVPISKGDRVCALVCGAGTDGIY; encoded by the coding sequence ATGGTCACCCTGTCCGATTTTCAGTCTGCTCAAGCCCGCATAGCCCCCTATATTCGGCAGACGCCTGTTCTTGAACTGGTGGGATTGCAACAGTCGCCCTGCATGGATGCTCACCTGCTGCTGAAGTTAGAAAACCTGCAGGTGACCGGAGCCTTCAAGGCGCGGGGAGCCTTAAATAAGTTACTGAGCCTGGTTCCAGACGATCTGGAGCGAGGAGTGATCACGGCTTCCGGAGGGAACCATGGTCTAGCAGTGGCCTATGCAGCATGGACAGCCCACGTACCCGCCAAAATTTTCCTGCCCGCCAATGTTCCCGAAAGCAAGTCGATCAAACTCCAGCGCTGGGGTGCTGAGGTCATTCGCCACGGAGAGGTGTGGGACGATGCCAACCATGCCGCGCTAGATATGGCTGAGCAAACAGGCATGGCCTATATTCATCCCTTTGCCGATCCGATGGTGATTTCGGGTCAGGGTACCTTAGCGTTGGAATTGGCCGTACAAGCCCCCCAGCTTGATATGATCATTGTGGCGATCGGGGGTGGTGGATTAGTCAGTGGTGTGGCGTCAGCAGCTAAGTTAATCAATCCAGCCATTCGCATCATTGGCGTAGAGCCTACAGGCGCGCCAACGCTTTACGAAAGTGTGAAAGCCAACCAAGTGATTACCTTACCTAAAATTACAACCATAGCCAACACCCTTGCACCCTGCCAAAGCACCAGGCTTAATTTATCCTTAGTGCAGCAAAATGTGGAAGAGATTGTGCTCGTTACTGATGAAGAGATGCGCGAGGCCGCCCATTGGCTATGGTTTGAATGTGGTATTGCAGCAGAACTCAGTGGCGCAGCGGCCATGGCAGCGATTTTGCAACAGAGGGTTCCCATCTCCAAGGGCGATCGCGTTTGTGCCTTAGTATGTGGAGCTGGCACCGACGGCATCTATTAG